From the Bacillus tuaregi genome, one window contains:
- a CDS encoding 3-hydroxybutyryl-CoA dehydrogenase, whose product MKLEKIMVIGAGQMGSGIAQVCAEAGYDVILNDLNSQLTEHGKNRIRSNLLRQVSKGRMKTEEMEAILSLISLSNKLEDAGDVDLVIEAAVENIDTKSDIFRRLDEVTPEHTILASNTSSLPITELAAATNRPEKVIGMHFMNPVPVMKLVEIIRGLATADEVYRTIESLTKALEKVPVEVNDFPGFVSNRILMPMINEAIFTLQEGVATKEAIDEVMRLGMNHPMGPLTLADFIGLDTCLYIMETLHEGLGEDKYRPCPLLRKYVKAGWLGRKTGRGFYEYK is encoded by the coding sequence ATGAAGCTTGAAAAAATAATGGTCATTGGTGCCGGTCAGATGGGCTCTGGAATTGCTCAGGTGTGTGCCGAGGCAGGCTATGATGTGATTCTCAATGACTTGAACAGCCAATTGACAGAACATGGAAAGAACAGAATCCGTAGCAATCTATTGCGGCAGGTGAGTAAAGGCCGCATGAAGACAGAGGAAATGGAAGCGATTCTTTCCCTCATCAGCCTATCCAACAAGCTCGAGGATGCGGGGGATGTGGACCTTGTGATTGAGGCGGCGGTTGAGAATATTGATACGAAATCGGACATTTTCCGCAGGCTGGATGAGGTTACACCGGAGCATACGATTTTGGCCAGCAATACCTCCTCACTTCCCATCACTGAGCTGGCGGCAGCCACTAATCGTCCGGAAAAGGTCATTGGGATGCATTTTATGAATCCTGTTCCAGTGATGAAGCTGGTTGAAATTATCCGCGGTCTTGCGACGGCTGATGAGGTGTACAGGACGATTGAGAGCCTGACGAAGGCATTGGAAAAGGTCCCGGTCGAGGTGAATGATTTTCCCGGCTTTGTGTCAAACCGGATTCTAATGCCAATGATCAATGAAGCGATTTTTACTTTGCAGGAAGGCGTAGCGACAAAGGAGGCGATTGACGAGGTCATGAGGCTTGGCATGAACCATCCAATGGGACCGCTGACGTTAGCTGATTTTATCGGTCTCGATACTTGCCTTTATATTATGGAAACACTTCATGAAGGCCTTGGCGAGGATAAATATCGTCCATGTCCTCTGCTGCGAAAATATGTAAAAGCCGGCTGGCTTGGCCGGAAAACCGGTCGAGGCTTCTATGAATATAAATAG
- a CDS encoding acyl-CoA dehydrogenase family protein, translating into MDLDFTNHQKQMRKQVIDFAEREIKPFIPRMEQGEFPREILRKMGSFGLMGIPVPQKYGGMERDFISYIVTIHELSKVSATVGVILSVHTSVGTNPILLFGSEEQKQRYVPKLASGQYLGAFCLTEASAGSDAANLKTKAIRMGDEYVINGSKLFITNGGEADIYIVFAVTDPAIGKKGITAFIVEKNTPGLIFGKDEQKMGLHGSRTRQLHFENMKIPVANRLGNEGDGFRMALANLEFGRIGIAAQALGIAEAAYEAAVAFSKSKQPSQGMAFRLADMAVNLDAAKLLVYRAADRKQRGLSCGKESSIAKLFASKTAVYMTSEAIQVLGEAGFTDEYPLERYFRDAKITEIYEGTSEIQRIVISKHL; encoded by the coding sequence ATGGACCTGGATTTTACAAATCACCAAAAGCAGATGAGGAAACAGGTCATTGATTTTGCTGAAAGGGAGATAAAGCCCTTTATCCCCCGTATGGAGCAGGGCGAGTTCCCGCGGGAGATTCTCCGTAAAATGGGGAGCTTCGGCCTGATGGGGATTCCGGTGCCGCAAAAATACGGCGGTATGGAAAGGGACTTTATTTCTTATATTGTCACGATTCATGAGCTTTCAAAGGTGAGCGCCACGGTTGGGGTCATCCTCTCTGTTCATACCTCGGTCGGGACGAATCCGATTCTCTTGTTTGGCAGTGAGGAGCAGAAGCAGCGCTACGTACCGAAGCTAGCCAGCGGTCAGTACTTAGGCGCCTTTTGCCTGACTGAGGCCAGTGCAGGGTCGGACGCTGCAAACCTTAAAACAAAAGCCATCAGAATGGGCGATGAATATGTCATCAATGGCAGTAAGCTATTTATTACCAATGGCGGGGAGGCTGATATTTATATCGTCTTTGCTGTCACGGACCCTGCAATTGGTAAGAAAGGCATTACCGCTTTTATCGTAGAAAAAAATACTCCTGGATTGATTTTTGGCAAGGATGAACAGAAAATGGGACTTCATGGCTCGAGGACGAGGCAGCTGCACTTTGAAAATATGAAAATACCTGTGGCAAACCGTCTTGGCAACGAAGGTGACGGCTTCCGAATGGCGTTGGCTAATCTCGAATTTGGCCGCATCGGTATTGCAGCCCAGGCCCTTGGCATTGCAGAAGCCGCTTATGAAGCAGCGGTCGCTTTTTCAAAAAGCAAACAACCGTCGCAGGGGATGGCGTTCAGGCTTGCAGATATGGCCGTCAACCTTGACGCAGCCAAGCTGCTGGTTTACCGGGCGGCGGACCGGAAGCAACGGGGGCTCTCCTGTGGAAAAGAGTCCTCAATTGCAAAATTATTTGCTTCCAAAACGGCTGTTTATATGACATCCGAGGCGATTCAGGTCTTAGGCGAAGCTGGCTTCACTGACGAGTATCCGCTTGAACGCTATTTCCGCGATGCGAAAATCACTGAAATTTATGAAGGGACTAGTGAAATCCAGCGAATTGTGATTAGTAAGCACCTGTAA
- a CDS encoding TetR/AcrR family transcriptional regulator produces the protein MKKREVHASVKDERLIQKRRDQMINGAVRLFIEKGFHRTTTREIARAAGFSIGTLYEYIRTKEDVLYLVCDRIYDQVRERLEQILNTKPQTTLEDLKQAIANFFRVIDEMQDEVLVMYQEVKSLPKDALPYVLHKELEMVDVFKQMLERCVDSGEISMSERQIKLHSHNIYVQGQMWAFRRWELRKLYTLEEYIELQMEFLIESAKGVKEPAKECIYCETRNVSAN, from the coding sequence ATGAAAAAACGAGAGGTGCATGCATCGGTAAAAGATGAGCGTCTTATCCAAAAGCGGAGAGACCAAATGATTAATGGAGCGGTTAGGCTTTTTATCGAAAAAGGCTTTCACCGTACTACGACAAGGGAAATTGCTCGGGCAGCAGGCTTCAGTATTGGAACCTTGTATGAATATATCCGGACGAAGGAGGATGTTCTCTATCTGGTCTGCGATCGAATTTATGACCAGGTACGCGAGCGGCTGGAGCAGATACTGAATACAAAGCCACAGACAACGCTAGAGGACCTCAAGCAGGCGATCGCTAACTTTTTCCGAGTGATCGATGAGATGCAGGATGAGGTGCTTGTCATGTATCAGGAGGTGAAGTCGCTGCCGAAGGATGCCCTTCCGTACGTACTGCATAAGGAATTGGAAATGGTGGATGTGTTTAAGCAAATGCTTGAGCGCTGCGTGGATAGTGGCGAAATCAGCATGTCAGAAAGACAAATTAAGCTGCATTCCCATAATATTTATGTGCAGGGACAAATGTGGGCCTTCAGGCGCTGGGAGCTGCGAAAGCTTTATACACTTGAAGAGTATATTGAGCTGCAGATGGAATTTTTAATTGAGAGTGCCAAGGGGGTTAAGGAGCCGGCAAAGGAGTGTATCTACTGTGAAACGAGAAATGTATCGGCCAACTAA
- the rpoE gene encoding DNA-directed RNA polymerase subunit delta, with product MSLAQYSQEEIKEMSLIEIAYEIMEERKAAISFKELTEEIAKVAGITEEELKKRIAQFYTDLNIDGRFLAIGDNQWGLRVWYPVDQVVEEIVNPVKAKKKKKAKKVVEDDLELDDFEEDVFDELDDDLLDDDDDEDLDDDLDIDEDDDDLDDDDDLDIEDDDEDLDLDEEIDEDFELDEEEEELEEDELELDEDHD from the coding sequence TTGAGTTTAGCTCAGTATTCACAAGAAGAAATTAAGGAAATGTCTTTAATAGAGATTGCGTACGAAATCATGGAAGAAAGAAAAGCAGCTATTTCTTTTAAAGAATTAACGGAAGAAATTGCTAAGGTTGCTGGAATTACTGAAGAGGAACTGAAAAAGCGAATTGCTCAGTTCTATACCGATTTAAATATAGACGGACGCTTCCTAGCGATTGGTGACAATCAATGGGGTCTTCGTGTCTGGTACCCAGTTGACCAGGTAGTAGAAGAAATCGTCAACCCTGTGAAGGCTAAGAAGAAGAAGAAAGCGAAGAAGGTTGTCGAAGACGATTTAGAACTAGATGATTTTGAAGAAGATGTCTTCGATGAGCTTGATGATGATTTATTAGATGATGACGACGATGAGGATTTAGATGATGACTTGGACATCGATGAAGATGATGATGATCTAGATGATGACGACGACCTTGACATAGAGGACGATGATGAGGATTTAGATCTGGATGAAGAAATAGATGAAGACTTCGAATTGGATGAGGAAGAAGAAGAACTAGAAGAAGATGAACTGGAGTTAGATGAAGACCACGATTAA
- a CDS encoding acyl-CoA dehydrogenase, which produces MNFSLSEEHDMIRRMVRDFAQNEVAPKAAERDEEERFDRDIIVKMAELGLMGIPWPEEYGGIGGDYLAYCIAVEELAKVCASTAVTLSAHTSLASWPLYRFGTEEQKQKYLKPLALGEKLGAYGLTEPGSGSDAGAMKTTAKLEGDHYVLNGAKIFITNGGEADIYVVFVLTDPALKQKGTTAFIVEKGMPGFSIGKKEKKLGIRSSPTTEIIFQDCQIPKENVLGKVGEGFTIAMKTLDGGRNGIAAQAVGIAQGALEAAVEYAKQRHQFGKPIMAQQGIAFKLADMATNVEAARLLTYQAAWRESKGLSYGKESAMSKLFAGDTAMKVTTEAVQVFGGYGYTKDYPVERFMRDAKITQIYEGTQEIQRLVISRML; this is translated from the coding sequence ATGAATTTTTCATTATCAGAGGAGCATGACATGATTCGCAGGATGGTTCGCGATTTTGCGCAGAACGAGGTCGCTCCAAAGGCTGCCGAGCGGGATGAAGAGGAGCGCTTTGACCGCGATATTATTGTCAAGATGGCGGAGCTTGGTTTAATGGGAATTCCGTGGCCGGAGGAATACGGCGGCATTGGCGGTGATTATTTGGCCTATTGCATTGCCGTCGAGGAGCTGGCCAAGGTTTGTGCCTCAACCGCTGTGACCCTATCCGCACATACGTCGCTTGCCTCTTGGCCGTTGTATAGATTTGGCACCGAGGAGCAGAAGCAAAAGTACCTCAAGCCACTGGCCTTAGGGGAAAAGCTCGGTGCTTATGGACTGACTGAGCCTGGAAGTGGCTCTGATGCCGGCGCCATGAAGACGACCGCAAAGCTTGAAGGAGATCATTATGTCCTAAACGGGGCGAAGATTTTTATCACCAACGGCGGGGAAGCCGATATTTATGTGGTGTTTGTTCTAACCGATCCGGCTCTCAAGCAAAAAGGAACCACAGCCTTTATTGTGGAAAAAGGTATGCCGGGGTTTTCGATTGGGAAAAAGGAAAAAAAGCTTGGTATTCGCTCCTCGCCGACAACGGAAATTATTTTTCAGGATTGTCAAATTCCAAAGGAAAATGTACTTGGCAAGGTGGGGGAAGGCTTTACAATCGCCATGAAGACGTTGGATGGCGGGCGGAACGGAATTGCGGCGCAGGCCGTTGGGATTGCCCAGGGGGCCTTGGAGGCGGCGGTTGAATATGCAAAGCAGCGCCATCAATTCGGTAAGCCGATTATGGCTCAGCAGGGAATTGCCTTTAAGCTAGCTGATATGGCGACAAATGTGGAGGCAGCCAGGCTTTTAACCTATCAGGCGGCATGGCGGGAGTCCAAGGGCTTGAGCTATGGAAAGGAGTCGGCGATGTCAAAGCTGTTTGCCGGCGATACAGCCATGAAGGTGACAACGGAGGCCGTGCAGGTTTTTGGCGGCTATGGCTATACAAAGGATTATCCCGTTGAGCGTTTTATGCGCGATGCGAAAATCACGCAGATTTATGAAGGTACGCAGGAAATCCAGCGGTTGGTTATTTCCCGGATGCTATAA
- a CDS encoding acetyl-CoA C-acetyltransferase, with amino-acid sequence MSKTVILSGVRTPIGKLGGSLSSLSASELGSVAVKEALKRANVDPAVVDEVILGQVLQGGQGQIPSRQAARKAGLPWDVKTETINKVCASGMRCVTLADQIIRAGDASVIVAGGMESMSQAPYFLQNARFGLRMGDSTVTDLLTHDGLTCSFTGVPMGMYGDQSAEAWSISRREQDEWALRSHQRAWAAMESGIMAEEIIPVPIPQRKGEPLVVAKDEAPRRDTSLERLAALRPVFDKAGSITAGNAPGVNDGGAALVLMSAERAVKENRQPEAVILGHAALAVEAKDFPETPGLVIQELLKKTGKSAAEIDLFEINEAFAAVSLITIKMAGLDPKRVNVNGGAVALGHPIGASGARIIVTLLHELKRRGGGVGIAAICSGGGQGDAIMIEVPKQA; translated from the coding sequence GTGAGTAAAACAGTTATCTTAAGCGGGGTTCGAACGCCAATTGGCAAATTAGGAGGGAGCCTGAGCAGCCTGTCGGCATCCGAGCTTGGTTCAGTGGCGGTAAAGGAAGCGTTAAAAAGAGCAAATGTCGATCCTGCTGTGGTGGATGAAGTGATTCTCGGCCAAGTACTGCAGGGCGGGCAGGGACAGATTCCCTCGCGGCAGGCAGCAAGAAAGGCCGGCTTGCCTTGGGATGTGAAAACCGAAACCATCAATAAGGTGTGTGCCTCCGGAATGCGCTGTGTGACATTGGCTGACCAAATCATTCGTGCCGGTGATGCAAGTGTAATAGTCGCTGGCGGTATGGAGTCAATGAGCCAGGCGCCTTATTTTCTCCAGAATGCCCGGTTTGGGCTGCGGATGGGGGATTCCACCGTGACGGATTTGCTGACACATGATGGTTTAACCTGCAGTTTTACCGGCGTTCCGATGGGAATGTACGGGGACCAAAGTGCAGAGGCCTGGAGTATCAGTCGCAGGGAGCAGGATGAGTGGGCGTTAAGGAGTCACCAGCGCGCATGGGCAGCGATGGAGTCCGGAATCATGGCAGAGGAAATCATTCCCGTGCCAATCCCGCAGCGAAAAGGGGAACCGCTTGTTGTGGCAAAGGATGAAGCGCCAAGACGGGATACCTCCTTGGAAAGGCTGGCAGCGCTGCGACCGGTATTCGATAAAGCTGGGAGTATTACCGCTGGAAATGCCCCAGGAGTGAATGACGGTGGTGCGGCCCTTGTCCTGATGAGCGCTGAGCGGGCGGTAAAGGAGAATCGTCAGCCTGAAGCGGTCATTCTCGGTCATGCGGCTCTAGCGGTCGAGGCGAAGGATTTTCCGGAAACACCGGGACTGGTCATTCAGGAATTGCTCAAGAAAACAGGCAAATCAGCAGCAGAGATTGACTTATTTGAAATCAATGAAGCCTTTGCGGCTGTGTCCTTAATTACGATTAAAATGGCCGGGCTTGATCCGAAACGGGTCAATGTCAACGGCGGTGCCGTGGCTCTCGGTCATCCAATCGGGGCAAGCGGAGCACGGATTATCGTGACGCTCCTGCATGAATTAAAACGTCGTGGCGGCGGAGTTGGAATTGCCGCTATTTGCAGCGGCGGTGGGCAGGGAGACGCCATCATGATTGAGGTGCCAAAGCAAGCCTAA
- a CDS encoding methylmalonyl-CoA mutase family protein — MYRPTNAIRFVTASSLYDGHDASINIMRRILQASGAEVIHLGHNRSVEEIVNAAIQEDVQGIAVSSYQGGHVEYFKYMVDLLKERKASHIRVYGGGGGVILPREMNELHAYGVARIFSPEDGRRYGLQGMIDHMLKECDFPLETVGAEASVERLVTGDVNAIARLITLAESRVEEERPEEKAFFEKIARLAKQAPVIGMTGTGGAGKSTLTDELIRRFLHDFLEKKVAVISVDPTKQKTGGALLGDRIRMNAIFSPHVYMRSLATRRSGSELSAAVEDSIQVVKAAGYDLVIVETSGIGQGDAAIKDICDVALYVMTSEFGAPSQLEKIDMIDYADFIVMNKFERKGSEDARTQVQKQYQRSHMLFEQSLEEMPVYGTIASQFNDAGTNALWAALISHLNEKLGLDWRTSFSKIGRVEKQHVIIPNEQRSYLREVKAAVRGYKQKAAEQAELARRLFQLEGAIAAVKELGGQEGSVQKVEDYGGQKNSVQKVDELGGQEGSVKKVEEFRDQEGSQGVQTFSQQAGAVAELEQIKERVLERLTPESRRILEAWESTKERYSGEQFTTRIRDKEIVTVLKSRSLSGLLIPKVALPKYRDYGEILSWVYRENVPGRFPYTAGVFPFKREGEDPKRQFAGEGTPERTNRRFHYLSKDDSAKRLSTAFDSVTLYGEDPDERPDIFGKIGESGVSVCTLDDMKKLYEGFDLCDPSTSVSMTINGPAPILLAMFLNTAIAQQVERKEAELGRALREQEISSVKAAALQTVRGTVQADILKEDQGQNTCIFSTEFALRMMGDIQQYFIDHKVRNYYSVSISGYHIAEAGANPISQLAFTLANGFTYVEYYLSRGMKIDDFAPNLSFFFSNGLDPEYSVIGRVARRIWAIVMRDKYGANERSQKLKYHIQTSGRSLHAQEMDFNDIRTTLQALMALEDNCNSLHTNAYDEAVTTPTEASVRRAMAIQMIITKELGLSKNENSLQGSFVIEELTELVEEAVLREFERLDDRGGVLGAMETQYQRGQIQEQSMYYETLKSTGALPIIGVNTYLNPKAEAEEELDNMQLARSTREEKETQIRNLRLFQERHQDVVAEALERLKETAIGGGNIFCELMETVKVASLGQITRALYEVGGQYRRNM; from the coding sequence ATGTATCGGCCAACTAACGCGATCCGGTTTGTGACGGCGTCAAGTCTGTATGACGGTCATGATGCGTCCATCAATATTATGAGGAGAATCCTCCAGGCAAGCGGGGCTGAGGTCATTCATCTCGGTCATAACCGGTCGGTCGAGGAAATTGTGAATGCAGCGATCCAGGAGGATGTCCAAGGGATCGCTGTTTCTTCCTATCAGGGCGGACATGTGGAGTATTTCAAGTATATGGTCGATCTCCTAAAGGAGCGAAAGGCCTCCCATATTCGAGTTTATGGCGGCGGCGGCGGTGTCATCCTTCCACGGGAGATGAATGAGCTGCATGCCTACGGGGTGGCGCGGATTTTTTCCCCGGAGGATGGTCGGCGTTATGGCCTGCAGGGCATGATTGATCATATGCTGAAGGAATGTGATTTTCCGTTAGAGACGGTAGGAGCTGAGGCGTCTGTCGAGAGGCTTGTGACTGGTGATGTCAACGCGATAGCTAGGCTGATTACGCTGGCGGAAAGCCGTGTCGAGGAAGAGCGACCTGAAGAAAAGGCGTTTTTTGAAAAAATAGCTAGGCTGGCGAAGCAGGCTCCTGTCATTGGGATGACGGGGACTGGCGGAGCGGGAAAAAGTACATTGACCGACGAGCTGATTCGCCGTTTTCTACATGATTTTCTGGAAAAAAAGGTGGCTGTGATTTCGGTTGATCCGACGAAGCAAAAAACAGGTGGTGCGCTTCTTGGTGATAGAATCCGAATGAATGCCATTTTCTCTCCGCATGTGTATATGCGAAGCCTTGCTACACGGAGGTCGGGAAGCGAGCTGTCGGCAGCGGTGGAGGATAGTATTCAGGTGGTGAAGGCGGCCGGCTATGATCTTGTGATTGTCGAGACTAGTGGAATTGGGCAGGGAGATGCGGCGATCAAGGATATTTGCGATGTCGCGCTTTATGTGATGACAAGTGAGTTCGGTGCTCCTTCCCAGCTTGAAAAAATCGATATGATTGATTATGCCGATTTTATTGTGATGAATAAATTTGAGCGTAAGGGCTCTGAGGATGCAAGAACGCAGGTGCAGAAGCAGTATCAGCGCAGTCATATGCTGTTTGAGCAGAGTCTTGAGGAGATGCCGGTGTACGGGACGATTGCGAGCCAGTTTAACGACGCTGGGACAAATGCACTGTGGGCGGCGCTGATTTCCCATCTGAATGAAAAATTGGGTTTGGATTGGCGTACTTCGTTTTCAAAAATAGGAAGGGTTGAGAAGCAGCATGTGATAATCCCCAATGAGCAGCGCTCCTATTTGCGTGAGGTGAAGGCGGCGGTGCGCGGCTACAAGCAGAAGGCGGCGGAGCAGGCTGAGCTGGCACGGAGGCTGTTCCAGCTGGAGGGTGCGATTGCGGCGGTTAAGGAGCTTGGCGGGCAGGAGGGATCGGTTCAGAAGGTTGAGGATTATGGCGGACAGAAAAATTCGGTTCAGAAGGTTGATGAGCTTGGCGGGCAAGAGGGATCGGTTAAGAAGGTTGAAGAATTTAGAGACCAGGAAGGGTCCCAAGGTGTTCAGACATTTAGCCAGCAAGCAGGTGCTGTGGCTGAGCTTGAGCAGATTAAGGAGAGGGTGCTCGAGCGGTTGACGCCGGAATCACGGCGAATTCTCGAAGCTTGGGAGTCTACGAAGGAGCGCTACAGCGGGGAGCAGTTTACGACAAGAATCCGTGATAAGGAAATTGTGACGGTCTTGAAGTCGAGGAGTCTGTCGGGGCTGTTGATCCCAAAAGTGGCGCTCCCGAAATATCGCGATTATGGGGAAATCCTTTCGTGGGTGTATCGTGAGAACGTGCCTGGGAGGTTTCCGTATACGGCAGGGGTGTTTCCGTTTAAACGCGAGGGTGAGGACCCGAAGCGCCAGTTTGCCGGTGAGGGAACACCGGAGCGGACGAATCGGCGCTTTCATTATTTGTCAAAGGATGACTCAGCGAAGCGCTTGAGCACGGCGTTTGATTCGGTGACCCTGTACGGGGAGGACCCTGATGAGCGTCCTGATATTTTTGGCAAAATTGGTGAGAGCGGTGTTAGCGTCTGCACGCTTGATGATATGAAGAAGCTGTATGAAGGCTTTGATTTATGTGACCCGTCGACATCGGTTTCGATGACGATAAACGGACCGGCGCCGATTTTGCTAGCGATGTTTTTGAATACGGCGATTGCCCAGCAGGTGGAAAGGAAGGAAGCGGAGCTGGGGCGGGCTTTGCGTGAGCAGGAAATTTCTTCGGTGAAGGCTGCGGCGCTGCAGACGGTGCGTGGCACGGTGCAGGCCGATATTTTAAAAGAGGACCAGGGGCAGAATACCTGTATTTTCTCGACAGAGTTTGCGCTACGGATGATGGGCGATATTCAGCAATATTTTATTGATCATAAGGTTCGTAATTATTATTCGGTCTCGATTTCCGGCTACCATATTGCTGAGGCAGGAGCGAACCCGATTTCCCAGCTGGCCTTTACCTTGGCGAACGGCTTTACGTATGTCGAGTATTATTTAAGCAGGGGGATGAAGATTGATGACTTTGCGCCGAACTTATCGTTCTTTTTTTCGAACGGTCTGGACCCGGAATATAGTGTGATTGGCCGTGTGGCACGGCGAATTTGGGCGATTGTGATGCGCGATAAATATGGGGCCAACGAACGAAGCCAAAAGCTGAAATATCATATTCAAACATCAGGACGCTCTCTGCATGCTCAGGAAATGGACTTTAATGATATTCGAACGACACTGCAGGCGTTGATGGCTTTGGAGGATAATTGTAATTCGCTCCATACGAATGCCTATGATGAGGCGGTGACGACACCGACGGAGGCATCGGTGCGAAGGGCGATGGCGATACAGATGATTATCACGAAAGAGCTAGGCTTATCGAAAAATGAAAATTCGCTCCAGGGTTCATTTGTGATTGAGGAGCTGACTGAGCTTGTGGAGGAAGCCGTATTGCGTGAGTTTGAACGCTTGGATGACAGAGGCGGGGTGCTTGGTGCCATGGAAACGCAGTATCAGCGCGGACAGATTCAGGAGCAGTCGATGTACTATGAAACATTGAAGTCAACCGGGGCGCTGCCGATTATTGGTGTGAACACGTACTTGAATCCGAAGGCAGAGGCGGAGGAAGAGCTGGACAATATGCAGTTGGCACGGTCGACGCGGGAGGAAAAGGAAACGCAGATTAGAAATTTACGCTTGTTTCAAGAGCGGCATCAGGACGTGGTTGCTGAGGCGCTTGAGCGGCTGAAGGAAACCGCGATAGGCGGGGGAAATATCTTCTGTGAGCTCATGGAAACCGTCAAGGTCGCCAGCCTCGGTCAAATCACCCGTGCCCTCTACGAAGTAGGAGGCCAATACCGGAGAAACATGTAA
- a CDS encoding CTP synthase — MTKYIFVTGGVVSSLGKGITAASLGRLLKNRGVNVTIQKFDPYINVDPGTMSPYQHGEVFVTDDGAETDLDLGHYERFIDINLNKYSNVTTGKVYSAVLKKERRGDYLGGTVQVIPHITNEIKERLFRSGRETNADVVITEIGGTVGDIESLPFLEAIRQVKSDVGADNVMYIHCTLVPYIKAAGEMKTKPTQHSVKELRSLGIQPNIIVVRTEMPMTQDMKDKIALFCDIDKKAVIECEDADHLLSIPLALQEQNMDSIVCNHLKLECRDAEMTEWTALLNKVRNLSKKTTIGLVGKYVELQDAYLSVVEALKHAGYAFDSDIEIKWINSENINDENAAELLDDVDGVLVPGGFGDRGIEGKISAIRYAREQKRPFLGICLGMQLASIEYARNVLRLEGAHSSEIYPETPHAIIDLLPEQKDIEDLGGTLRLGLYPCKLAEGTKAYEAYQDEVVYERHRHRYEFNNQYRPQMEKAGFVFSGTSPDGRLVEIVELQDHPWFVASQFHPEFISRPNRPQPLFRDFIGASLKYNEEK; from the coding sequence ATGACAAAATATATTTTTGTGACAGGTGGCGTTGTTTCGTCACTGGGAAAGGGAATTACAGCTGCCTCATTAGGCCGATTATTGAAAAACCGTGGAGTTAATGTAACGATTCAAAAATTTGATCCATACATTAACGTGGACCCAGGAACGATGAGTCCATACCAGCATGGTGAAGTGTTTGTAACAGATGATGGTGCCGAAACGGATTTGGACTTAGGGCACTATGAACGTTTTATTGATATTAACCTAAACAAATACAGCAACGTCACGACAGGTAAAGTCTATTCAGCTGTATTGAAAAAAGAGCGCCGCGGTGATTACTTAGGCGGTACGGTTCAGGTTATTCCACATATTACGAACGAAATCAAAGAGCGCTTATTCCGCTCAGGCCGTGAAACAAACGCGGATGTTGTCATTACTGAAATCGGTGGTACGGTTGGAGACATCGAATCACTGCCATTCCTAGAAGCGATCCGTCAGGTGAAAAGTGATGTTGGTGCAGATAACGTCATGTACATTCACTGTACATTAGTGCCCTACATTAAGGCAGCCGGTGAAATGAAAACAAAGCCGACACAGCACAGTGTTAAGGAGCTGCGCAGCCTTGGAATTCAGCCGAATATCATTGTCGTTCGTACCGAAATGCCAATGACACAGGATATGAAGGATAAGATTGCCCTTTTCTGTGATATTGATAAAAAAGCGGTTATCGAATGTGAGGATGCTGATCATCTATTATCGATTCCATTAGCGCTTCAGGAGCAAAATATGGATTCGATTGTCTGCAATCATTTAAAGCTGGAATGCCGTGATGCAGAAATGACAGAATGGACAGCCCTGCTTAACAAGGTACGTAATCTTTCTAAAAAGACAACCATTGGTCTAGTTGGAAAATATGTTGAGCTTCAGGATGCTTATCTATCTGTTGTCGAGGCATTAAAGCACGCTGGTTATGCATTTGATTCCGATATTGAAATCAAATGGATTAATTCCGAAAATATTAATGATGAAAATGCTGCTGAGCTATTAGACGATGTGGATGGAGTTCTTGTACCAGGAGGCTTCGGTGACCGTGGAATTGAAGGAAAAATTTCTGCGATTCGCTATGCTCGTGAACAAAAGCGTCCATTCCTAGGAATTTGCTTAGGCATGCAGCTGGCATCCATCGAGTACGCGCGCAATGTCCTTCGCTTAGAAGGAGCGCATTCATCCGAGATTTATCCGGAAACACCGCATGCGATTATTGACCTGCTTCCAGAGCAAAAGGATATCGAGGATCTTGGTGGTACACTTCGCCTTGGTTTATATCCTTGTAAGCTGGCTGAAGGGACAAAAGCATACGAAGCGTACCAGGATGAGGTGGTATATGAGCGTCACCGCCACCGTTATGAGTTCAACAATCAATACCGTCCACAAATGGAAAAGGCAGGCTTTGTGTTCTCAGGAACAAGCCCTGATGGTCGTCTAGTGGAAATCGTCGAGCTTCAGGACCACCCATGGTTCGTAGCGTCTCAATTCCATCCGGAGTTTATCTCAAGACCAAACCGTCCACAGCCGTTATTCCGTGACTTTATCGGAGCGTCTTTAAAATATAATGAAGAGAAGTAA